One window of Pseudomonas urmiensis genomic DNA carries:
- a CDS encoding cobalamin biosynthesis protein: MPVLYAGFGCRQGCSRQNLETLLRLGLAQLQLPLSAVQGIASIELKADEAGLADLARQLALPLRVFTPVQLQRFEAQLSHRSAAAFTHSGCWGVAESSALALAAQAHGAARLVLARQILGGATLAFASGR; this comes from the coding sequence CTGCCGGTGCTGTATGCCGGCTTTGGCTGTCGCCAGGGCTGCTCGCGGCAGAACCTTGAAACCCTGCTGCGCCTAGGCCTGGCACAGCTGCAACTGCCGCTGAGTGCAGTGCAGGGCATCGCCAGCATCGAGCTGAAAGCCGACGAGGCTGGCCTGGCTGACTTGGCCAGGCAACTCGCGCTGCCTTTGCGGGTGTTCACCCCCGTGCAGCTGCAACGCTTCGAAGCGCAACTGTCCCATCGTTCCGCTGCAGCCTTCACCCACAGCGGCTGCTGGGGCGTTGCCGAAAGTAGCGCCCTGGCCCTGGCTGCCCAGGCCCATGGCGCTGCGCGACTGGTACTTGCCCGGCAGATTCTCGGCGGCGCTACCCTCGCCTTCGCCAGTGGCCGATAA
- the cobM gene encoding precorrin-4 C(11)-methyltransferase: MTVYFIGAGPGDPELITVKGQRLIRQCPVIIYAGSLVPAAVLEGHRAATLINSAELHLEQIISAIRTAHAKGQDVARVHSGDPSLYGAIGEQIRCLRELGIDYQIIPGVTATAASAALLGCELTLPGVAQTVILTRYGDRSPMPAGEQLADLARHGSTLAIHLGVKHLPRIVAELLPHYGPDCPIAVIHRASWPDQDWVQGTLQDIVERASAKDFRRTALILVGHVLGDAPFSDSALYRAGHAHLYRPGN, encoded by the coding sequence ATGACGGTCTACTTCATCGGCGCCGGCCCCGGCGACCCGGAACTGATCACGGTCAAAGGCCAGCGCCTGATCCGCCAGTGCCCGGTGATCATCTACGCCGGCTCCTTGGTACCGGCCGCCGTGCTCGAAGGCCACCGCGCCGCAACACTGATCAACAGCGCCGAGCTGCACTTGGAGCAGATCATCAGCGCCATCCGTACAGCCCATGCCAAAGGCCAGGATGTGGCCCGCGTGCACAGCGGCGATCCAAGTCTGTATGGGGCCATTGGCGAGCAGATCCGCTGCCTGCGCGAGCTGGGCATCGACTACCAGATCATCCCGGGCGTCACCGCCACCGCCGCCAGCGCCGCCCTGCTTGGCTGCGAACTGACCTTGCCCGGGGTCGCCCAGACCGTGATCCTCACCCGCTACGGCGACCGCTCACCGATGCCCGCTGGCGAGCAACTGGCGGACCTGGCCCGGCACGGCAGCACCTTGGCCATTCACCTGGGCGTCAAGCACTTGCCACGGATCGTCGCCGAGCTGCTGCCGCACTATGGCCCCGACTGCCCGATTGCCGTGATTCATCGGGCCTCCTGGCCAGATCAGGACTGGGTCCAGGGCACGTTGCAGGACATCGTCGAACGCGCCTCGGCCAAGGACTTCCGGCGCACCGCGCTGATCCTGGTTGGCCATGTGCTGGGCGATGCCCCCTTCAGCGACTCGGCCCTGTACCGGGCCGGCCATGCCCACCTGTATCGTCCTGGCAACTGA
- a CDS encoding DUF1272 domain-containing protein: protein MLELRPNCECCDVDLPAESPQALICSFECTFCQACAEQRFQGRCPNCSGQLLARPSRVGTALSNNPASTQRIVKPHPACA, encoded by the coding sequence ATGCTCGAGCTACGCCCCAACTGCGAATGCTGCGATGTCGACTTGCCCGCAGAAAGCCCCCAGGCGCTGATTTGCTCATTCGAATGCACCTTCTGCCAGGCCTGCGCCGAGCAGCGTTTTCAGGGGCGCTGCCCAAATTGCTCGGGCCAGCTGCTGGCCAGGCCCAGCCGGGTCGGCACGGCGCTGAGTAATAATCCCGCTTCGACGCAACGCATCGTAAAACCGCACCCCGCCTGCGCCTGA
- a CDS encoding response regulator transcription factor yields the protein MTTVLMVDDHPTVRMAVRMLLERERFQVIGEAGNGIEAVQQARKLSPQVVILDIGLPGLDGMEVIKRLQLLEPAPKILVLTGQPADLYVRRCLDAGIAAFVNKDEDTESLVFALKALVKGYSTFPQMSVNSNSLENENVRLGSLSNREMEVLRRLSRGENNKSIGERMNLSAKTISTYRGRIMEKLKSESLVEMVDLAKRNNVN from the coding sequence ATGACAACCGTGCTGATGGTCGATGACCACCCAACCGTAAGGATGGCCGTACGCATGTTGCTGGAGCGTGAACGTTTCCAGGTGATCGGTGAGGCCGGCAACGGCATTGAAGCGGTACAACAAGCGCGCAAACTCTCGCCCCAAGTGGTGATTCTCGACATCGGCCTGCCGGGCCTGGACGGCATGGAAGTGATCAAGCGTTTGCAGTTGCTGGAACCTGCGCCAAAAATTCTGGTGCTGACCGGACAACCCGCCGATCTCTACGTACGCCGCTGCCTGGATGCAGGCATCGCCGCCTTCGTCAACAAGGATGAAGACACCGAATCCTTGGTGTTCGCCCTCAAGGCACTGGTCAAGGGTTATTCGACCTTTCCGCAGATGTCGGTCAACAGCAACTCGCTGGAAAACGAAAACGTGCGCCTGGGCAGCCTCTCCAACCGAGAGATGGAAGTTCTGCGTCGTTTGAGCCGAGGCGAAAACAACAAGTCGATCGGCGAACGCATGAACCTCAGTGCCAAGACCATCAGTACCTACCGCGGAAGGATCATGGAAAAGCTCAAATCCGAATCGCTGGTTGAGATGGTCGACCTTGCCAAGCGCAATAACGTCAACTGA
- a CDS encoding transporter substrate-binding domain-containing protein: MRGALLAMMLAISLATLAHAEGEVRQLLARSASAAPPLVLDQQDRDWLDKRKVLVLGSSRPDYPPFEINIDQADYEGLSADYAGLIAEQLGIPIEVRRFPSRDEAIAALHEGRIDLLGSSNAFEAVEAQLSLSQPYADDLPVIVSRQGHTLNQSNALAGLRLAMVDHYLPTEMVRAHYPQAQLSLYRSTLAGLSAVALGEVDAYLGDAISTDYLIGKSYQGQIRVDHFSPLPAEFFAFALANENTQLRRLVDNALDRITDSERLNILRRWSSGNTSLLMQRRVAALTTAEQEWITRHPVVRVLVNPSLAPLTFNDSQQRPTGITMDLLRQISLRTGLQFNCVEVDSVQAMVEQVAQGEAQMIGALGYGGDRAARLRYTRPYLVSPRVLVTRADMAWPAGSRSLEGKRVALIRGSPQRALLQAQYAHARFVEVNTPLGLMEAVANGEADVALSSLINASYYIGQVFKGKLRIAGLQNDDPASAAFAVAPELVELQSILNKALLSIPPDEMDQLVNRWRSSTLVSDSPWRNYRTLALQVLILAALLLSGVVFWNSYLRKLIHQRTEAQGALQAQLALSRGLLEQLRQAKDDAEQASQTKSTFLATMSHEIRTPMNAVIGLLELALEDAQNGQSDPHTLQTAHDSAVGLLELIGDILDISRIESGHMTLQPAPTDLVELVRATVRVFDGNARIKGLHLRTELPEQALWLQADPLRLKQVLSNLLSNAIKFTDRGEILVRLSAAAGQANQPVQVTLCVQDSGVGISPADQAKLFNSFAQVDGPRARQGAGLGLVISRTLAELMGGKLTLQSVEGMGTKVEVTLQLTTAQAPAEVEPAEAEPIDQGGPLNILVVDDYPANLLLLDKQLSTLGHHVTLAEHGQAAFGLWQTGQFDLVITDCSMPVMDGHELTQRIRAAEKLTNRPPCRILGVTANAQVEERERCLASGMDDCLFKPIGLQTIKAHLPLVQPPEAEPGLSSSGFNLDELRHLTQDDATLIRRLLEQLAQSASEDLQGLRALGPAPREDAVRTLVHRIKGGAKMLKVRGVVRDCEAVEQAISHHESTLKLLQRLEASLQTLQRELRENLNAIATSS, translated from the coding sequence ATCAGGGGCGCTCTACTGGCAATGATGCTGGCGATCAGCCTCGCCACGCTGGCCCATGCCGAAGGCGAAGTCCGCCAGCTACTGGCCCGCTCGGCAAGCGCGGCCCCGCCGCTGGTGCTGGATCAGCAAGATCGTGACTGGCTCGATAAGCGCAAGGTGTTGGTGCTGGGCAGCTCTCGCCCTGACTATCCGCCTTTTGAAATCAACATTGATCAGGCCGACTATGAGGGCTTGAGCGCCGATTACGCGGGACTTATCGCCGAACAGCTGGGCATTCCCATCGAGGTACGGCGCTTTCCCAGCCGCGACGAGGCGATCGCCGCCCTGCATGAAGGGCGCATCGATCTTTTAGGCAGCTCCAATGCCTTCGAAGCGGTCGAGGCCCAACTGAGCCTGAGCCAGCCGTATGCCGATGACTTGCCGGTGATCGTCAGCCGCCAAGGGCACACCCTCAATCAAAGCAACGCGCTCGCCGGCCTGCGCCTGGCGATGGTCGATCACTACCTGCCAACCGAAATGGTGCGCGCGCACTATCCCCAGGCGCAGCTGTCGCTCTATCGCTCGACCCTGGCAGGCCTCTCGGCTGTGGCGCTGGGCGAGGTGGATGCCTACCTGGGCGATGCCATCAGCACCGACTACTTGATCGGCAAGAGCTACCAAGGGCAGATTCGGGTAGATCACTTCTCGCCCCTGCCTGCTGAGTTCTTTGCCTTCGCCTTGGCCAATGAAAACACCCAGTTGCGCCGATTGGTGGATAATGCGCTCGACAGAATCACCGACAGCGAACGCCTGAATATTCTGCGACGCTGGAGCAGCGGCAATACCAGTCTGCTGATGCAGCGCCGGGTGGCGGCCCTGACTACCGCCGAACAAGAGTGGATTACCCGCCACCCGGTGGTGCGCGTGCTGGTCAATCCCTCCCTGGCCCCGCTGACCTTCAACGACAGCCAGCAACGCCCTACCGGCATCACCATGGACCTGCTCCGGCAAATCAGCCTGCGCACCGGCCTGCAGTTCAATTGCGTCGAAGTCGACTCGGTGCAGGCGATGGTCGAACAGGTCGCCCAAGGTGAGGCGCAGATGATCGGCGCCTTGGGCTACGGCGGCGACCGAGCCGCCCGCCTGCGCTACACCCGCCCATACCTGGTCAGCCCGCGGGTCTTGGTGACCCGCGCGGATATGGCGTGGCCGGCAGGTTCGCGCTCGCTGGAAGGCAAGCGGGTCGCGTTGATCCGCGGCTCGCCCCAGCGCGCCTTGCTCCAGGCCCAGTACGCCCATGCCCGCTTTGTCGAAGTGAACACCCCACTGGGCTTGATGGAAGCGGTAGCCAATGGTGAAGCCGATGTGGCCCTGAGCAGCCTGATCAATGCCAGCTATTACATTGGCCAGGTGTTCAAAGGCAAGCTGCGAATTGCCGGCCTGCAAAACGACGATCCAGCGAGTGCTGCGTTCGCCGTCGCACCCGAGCTGGTCGAGCTGCAAAGCATCCTCAACAAAGCCTTGCTCAGCATTCCCCCCGACGAGATGGACCAACTGGTCAACCGCTGGCGCAGCAGCACTCTGGTCAGTGACAGCCCGTGGCGCAATTACCGCACCCTGGCTTTGCAGGTATTGATCCTTGCCGCGCTGCTGCTGTCAGGCGTGGTGTTCTGGAACAGCTACCTGCGCAAATTGATTCATCAACGTACCGAGGCTCAAGGTGCACTGCAGGCCCAGTTGGCACTGAGCCGCGGCCTGCTCGAACAACTGCGCCAGGCCAAGGACGACGCCGAACAGGCCAGCCAGACCAAAAGCACCTTCCTGGCCACCATGAGCCACGAAATCCGCACGCCAATGAATGCGGTGATCGGCTTGCTGGAGTTGGCACTGGAGGACGCCCAAAATGGCCAAAGCGACCCCCACACCTTACAGACTGCGCATGACTCGGCTGTCGGCCTGCTCGAGCTGATCGGCGATATCCTCGATATTTCCCGCATCGAATCCGGTCACATGACCTTGCAACCGGCACCGACCGATCTGGTCGAGCTGGTCCGCGCAACGGTTCGGGTGTTCGATGGCAATGCCCGCATCAAGGGCCTGCACCTGCGCACCGAGCTGCCCGAGCAGGCGCTTTGGCTGCAGGCCGATCCATTGCGCCTCAAGCAAGTGCTGTCCAACCTGCTGAGCAACGCGATCAAGTTCACCGATCGCGGTGAAATTCTGGTGCGCCTGTCGGCGGCTGCCGGGCAAGCCAACCAGCCCGTACAGGTCACGCTCTGTGTGCAAGATAGCGGCGTGGGCATCAGCCCCGCCGACCAGGCCAAGTTGTTCAATAGCTTCGCCCAGGTAGACGGACCACGTGCGCGCCAGGGCGCAGGCTTAGGCCTGGTAATCAGCCGCACCCTGGCCGAATTGATGGGCGGCAAGTTGACCCTGCAAAGCGTCGAGGGCATGGGCACCAAAGTCGAGGTGACACTGCAACTGACAACCGCCCAGGCGCCTGCCGAGGTCGAGCCAGCCGAAGCTGAACCCATCGACCAGGGCGGGCCGCTGAACATCCTGGTGGTTGACGACTACCCAGCCAACCTGCTGTTGCTAGACAAGCAGCTCTCCACTTTGGGCCATCATGTGACGCTGGCCGAGCATGGCCAGGCGGCGTTCGGCCTCTGGCAAACAGGCCAGTTTGACCTGGTGATCACCGACTGCAGCATGCCGGTGATGGATGGCCATGAACTGACGCAGCGCATACGCGCCGCGGAAAAACTCACTAACCGCCCTCCTTGCCGGATCCTCGGCGTCACCGCCAATGCCCAGGTCGAAGAACGTGAACGCTGCCTGGCCAGTGGCATGGACGACTGCCTGTTCAAGCCTATCGGTTTGCAAACCATCAAGGCGCACCTGCCGCTGGTCCAACCGCCCGAGGCAGAGCCTGGGTTGAGCAGCAGCGGCTTTAACCTCGATGAACTGCGCCACCTGACCCAGGATGACGCCACCTTGATCAGACGCCTGCTTGAGCAGCTGGCACAGAGCGCCAGCGAAGACCTGCAGGGCTTACGCGCCTTAGGCCCAGCACCGCGCGAAGACGCTGTGCGGACCTTGGTGCATCGGATCAAAGGCGGAGCAAAGATGCTTAAAGTCAGGGGCGTGGTGCGCGATTGCGAGGCCGTGGAACAGGCCATCAGCCACCACGAATCCACCTTGAAACTGCTCCAGCGCCTGGAGGCCAGCCTGCAGACGCTGCAACGAGAGCTGCGCGAAAACCTTAATGCAATTGCAACGTCGAGCTGA
- a CDS encoding methyl-accepting chemotaxis protein, whose product MQTDACARKGSDVVQQTVQVIEQISQELSDAARTIDAVSKQSEVIGQIVLTIRGIADQTNLLALNAAIEAARAGEHGRGFAVVADEVRSLAARTSKATLEIVDVVRQNHDLSLTAVASMQSSLSRTGRGVALANEAGTVIQEIQQGSRHVVDAISQISSTLQLH is encoded by the coding sequence GTGCAGACCGACGCCTGCGCCCGCAAAGGCAGCGATGTGGTGCAGCAGACGGTGCAGGTGATCGAGCAGATTTCCCAGGAGTTGAGCGATGCCGCGCGCACCATCGATGCGGTGAGTAAGCAGTCGGAAGTAATTGGCCAGATTGTCCTGACCATCCGGGGTATCGCTGATCAGACCAACCTGTTAGCGCTCAACGCCGCGATCGAGGCGGCCCGTGCAGGCGAGCACGGTCGTGGCTTTGCCGTGGTCGCTGACGAGGTACGCAGCCTGGCGGCGCGCACGAGCAAGGCTACCTTGGAGATCGTTGATGTGGTGCGCCAGAACCACGACCTGTCGCTGACTGCGGTGGCCAGCATGCAGTCGAGCCTGTCGCGCACTGGGCGCGGAGTAGCGTTGGCCAACGAGGCGGGTACGGTGATCCAGGAAATTCAACAGGGATCGCGGCATGTGGTCGATGCCATCAGCCAGATCAGCTCGACGTTGCAATTGCATTAA
- a CDS encoding LacI family DNA-binding transcriptional regulator, whose amino-acid sequence MSRTGSRTTGRPTLAEVARLSGVSPITASRALRGVSTVAPELVEKVLSAAASLGYIANPAARALASARSHSVVVLIPSLSNQLFIDTLEAIHEVMRPRGLEVLIGNYHYDIAEEENLIRNYLAYQPCGVLLTGFDRSEAARQLLTASRVPCVHMMELGGDAGAVSVGFSQQQAGRAAARHLIERGRRRLAFIAAQLDPRVLQRAEGFRQALAEAGMQAPELEVLAPQPSSIGLGGELFSRLLAQAPDVDGIFFCNDDLAQGAVLQALRQGIEVPRQVAMVGFNDLPASAHMVPPLTSIRTPRAAVGRAAAQALLAMLDGKRVASEQQDLGFELVVRESS is encoded by the coding sequence ATGTCCCGCACCGGCTCCCGTACTACAGGTCGCCCGACCCTGGCTGAAGTGGCCAGGCTTTCCGGCGTATCCCCCATTACCGCATCCCGTGCCTTGCGCGGCGTCAGTACCGTGGCCCCAGAACTGGTGGAAAAGGTCCTCAGCGCTGCCGCCAGCCTGGGCTATATCGCCAACCCGGCGGCCCGGGCGCTGGCCTCGGCGCGTAGCCACTCGGTGGTGGTGCTGATTCCGTCGCTGTCCAACCAGCTGTTCATCGATACCCTGGAAGCCATCCATGAGGTGATGCGTCCACGCGGTCTGGAAGTGCTGATCGGTAACTATCACTACGATATTGCCGAAGAAGAGAACCTGATTCGCAACTATCTGGCTTATCAACCCTGTGGGGTGCTGCTCACTGGCTTTGATCGCAGCGAAGCGGCAAGGCAGTTGCTGACCGCCAGCCGAGTGCCCTGTGTGCACATGATGGAGCTTGGTGGTGACGCCGGCGCGGTGTCGGTTGGTTTCTCGCAGCAACAGGCCGGGCGCGCTGCTGCGCGGCACCTGATCGAACGCGGCCGGCGGCGCCTGGCGTTCATCGCTGCGCAGCTCGATCCGCGGGTGCTGCAGCGTGCCGAAGGATTTCGCCAGGCCTTGGCTGAAGCCGGCATGCAGGCGCCTGAGCTGGAAGTGCTGGCGCCGCAGCCGTCGTCGATTGGCCTAGGCGGGGAGCTGTTTAGCCGCTTGCTGGCCCAGGCGCCGGATGTCGACGGGATCTTCTTCTGTAACGACGACCTGGCCCAGGGTGCAGTCTTGCAGGCATTGCGCCAAGGCATCGAGGTGCCGCGGCAAGTGGCGATGGTCGGTTTCAACGACCTGCCGGCCTCAGCGCATATGGTCCCGCCCTTGACCTCGATTCGCACGCCGCGCGCTGCGGTCGGACGGGCGGCTGCGCAGGCACTGCTGGCCATGCTCGACGGCAAGCGCGTGGCCAGCGAGCAGCAGGATCTGGGCTTCGAGTTGGTGGTGCGCGAAAGCAGCTGA
- a CDS encoding gluconokinase gives MNSPLSAIVVMGVAGCGKSSIGAAIATRSGGRLIEGDAFHPAANIEKMSAGIPLDDDDRAGWLIRLGEELQATLKSGERPILTCSALKRRYRDALRHAVPDLGFVFLELTPAEAEKRVLARPGHFMPASLIESQFAALEPPHGEPLTLPLDATRPVAALAETVNDWLKPCGERTLARTA, from the coding sequence ATGAACTCTCCCCTGTCCGCGATTGTGGTAATGGGCGTGGCCGGCTGCGGTAAAAGCAGCATCGGCGCCGCTATTGCTACGCGAAGCGGCGGCCGCCTGATTGAAGGCGATGCCTTCCACCCGGCCGCCAATATCGAAAAGATGAGCGCCGGCATTCCCCTGGACGACGATGACCGTGCCGGTTGGCTAATCCGCCTGGGAGAAGAGCTGCAGGCCACGCTCAAATCCGGCGAACGGCCAATCCTCACCTGCTCTGCGCTCAAGCGCCGCTATCGCGATGCCCTGCGCCACGCGGTGCCGGACCTGGGCTTCGTGTTCCTCGAGCTGACCCCTGCCGAAGCCGAAAAGCGCGTGCTCGCCAGACCTGGCCACTTCATGCCGGCCAGCCTGATCGAAAGCCAGTTTGCCGCCCTTGAGCCGCCCCATGGCGAACCCCTGACCTTGCCGCTGGACGCTACCCGTCCCGTCGCCGCCTTGGCTGAAACCGTCAATGACTGGCTAAAGCCCTGCGGTGAGCGGACATTGGCGCGGACCGCCTGA
- a CDS encoding GntP family permease: protein MFGLATDTFLLLDALVTIIGLILLITHFKVHPFVALTLAAGFLGLTSGMPVAKVMKSFQDGFGGVLGFVGIVLALGTMLGKLMADSGGADQIAQTLIRAFGKQKVHWAMMFAAFLVGIPLFFEIGFVLLIPLVFIVARRSGVSLVKIGIPLLAGLSVVHGLVPPHPGPLLAIGIFHADIGKTIFYGLLVALPTAVIAGPLFGNFISRYIPGNPSQELMDQIAKESDQRNLPSFSVTLITVLLPVVLMLLKTFADVVLPAEHIVRQWMDLIGHPITALLAALLLAFYTFGSARGFSRQQIMKMLDQSLAPTAAIVLIVGAGGGFKQMLVDTGVGNVIGQMAVQAEISPIMLAWLVAAVIRIATGSATVATITGAGIVAPVVDLVPGVNRELLVLATGAGSLILSHVNDAGFWLVKQYFNMTVAETFKTWSMMETILSVVGIIFIMLLAQVV, encoded by the coding sequence ATGTTCGGACTGGCTACTGATACCTTCCTGCTACTCGATGCCCTGGTGACCATCATCGGGCTCATCCTGCTGATCACCCATTTCAAGGTTCACCCCTTCGTCGCCCTGACCCTGGCCGCAGGCTTTCTCGGCCTGACCTCAGGCATGCCGGTGGCCAAGGTCATGAAGTCGTTCCAGGACGGCTTTGGCGGTGTGCTCGGCTTTGTCGGCATCGTCCTGGCGCTGGGCACCATGCTCGGCAAGCTGATGGCTGACTCTGGCGGTGCCGACCAGATCGCCCAGACCCTGATCCGCGCCTTCGGCAAACAGAAGGTGCACTGGGCGATGATGTTCGCGGCCTTCCTGGTGGGCATCCCGCTGTTCTTCGAGATCGGCTTCGTGCTGCTGATCCCGCTGGTATTCATCGTCGCCCGCCGTTCCGGGGTGTCGCTGGTGAAGATCGGTATCCCGCTGCTGGCCGGCCTGTCGGTTGTGCACGGCCTGGTGCCGCCGCATCCAGGGCCATTGCTGGCGATCGGCATCTTCCACGCCGACATCGGCAAGACCATCTTCTACGGCCTGCTGGTGGCACTGCCCACGGCGGTGATCGCCGGCCCCCTGTTCGGTAACTTCATTTCCCGCTACATCCCCGGCAACCCGTCCCAGGAGCTGATGGACCAGATCGCCAAGGAGTCCGACCAGCGCAACCTGCCCAGCTTCAGCGTGACCCTGATCACCGTGCTGCTGCCGGTGGTGCTGATGCTGCTCAAGACCTTCGCTGACGTGGTGCTGCCCGCCGAACACATCGTGCGGCAGTGGATGGACCTGATCGGGCACCCGATCACCGCCCTGCTCGCTGCCCTGCTGCTGGCGTTCTACACCTTCGGCTCGGCCCGCGGCTTCTCGCGCCAACAAATCATGAAGATGCTCGACCAGAGCCTGGCGCCGACCGCAGCGATCGTGCTCATCGTCGGCGCTGGCGGCGGTTTCAAGCAGATGCTGGTGGATACTGGTGTGGGCAACGTGATCGGGCAAATGGCTGTGCAGGCAGAAATCTCGCCGATCATGCTGGCCTGGCTGGTGGCGGCGGTGATTCGCATCGCTACCGGTTCGGCAACCGTGGCGACCATTACCGGCGCCGGCATCGTCGCACCCGTGGTCGACCTGGTGCCCGGGGTCAACCGCGAACTGCTGGTACTGGCCACCGGCGCCGGCTCGCTGATCCTCTCTCACGTCAACGATGCAGGCTTCTGGCTGGTCAAGCAGTACTTCAACATGACCGTGGCCGAGACCTTCAAGACCTGGAGCATGATGGAAACCATCCTTTCGGTGGTGGGCATCATCTTCATCATGCTGTTGGCCCAAGTGGTGTGA
- a CDS encoding sigma-54-dependent transcriptional regulator, with translation MEHSILVVEDDEILADNIRTYLNLKGFEVTVCHSAELALEQISRAQPDAVLTDNSLPGMSGHDLLRNLVAQAPELKVIMMTGYGNVEDAVLAMKEGAFHYLTKPVVLAELKLMLEKALATERMERTLSFYQEREAQKSGLQALIGESAPMHNLKHTLRQLLDAERRMASDDLPPVLIEGETGTGKELVARALHFDGMRSKGPFIEFNCASIPANLLEAELFGHEKGAFTDAKERRLGLVEAADGGTLFLDEIGEMDLVLQAKLLKLLEDRSIRRIGAVKERKVDLRVISATNCNLEQMVQQGKFRRDLFFRLRIIALKVPRLYARGQDILLLARHFLAHHGRRYGKPNLRFSAEAESLMLGYSWPGNVRELRNMLEQTVLLAPSEVIAAHQLNLCLTLIDEPQAQPQPMLSAYEAPRHEADPGSSLPEMERDLVCRTLDRTDWNVTKSARLLGLSRDMLRYKIEKLGLSRPDKRQW, from the coding sequence ATGGAGCACAGCATCCTGGTAGTCGAGGATGACGAAATCCTCGCCGACAACATCCGCACCTACCTGAACCTCAAGGGGTTCGAAGTGACGGTCTGCCACAGCGCCGAGCTGGCCCTGGAGCAGATCAGTCGTGCCCAGCCGGACGCGGTGCTCACCGACAACTCGTTGCCGGGCATGAGTGGTCACGACCTGCTGCGTAATCTGGTGGCGCAGGCGCCGGAGCTCAAAGTGATCATGATGACCGGCTACGGCAATGTCGAAGATGCCGTGCTGGCGATGAAAGAAGGCGCCTTTCATTATCTGACCAAGCCGGTGGTGTTGGCTGAGCTCAAGTTGATGCTGGAAAAGGCCCTGGCCACCGAGCGGATGGAGCGCACCTTGTCGTTCTATCAAGAGCGCGAGGCGCAAAAGTCTGGCCTGCAGGCGCTGATTGGCGAGTCGGCACCCATGCACAACCTCAAGCACACCCTGCGCCAGTTGCTCGATGCCGAACGGCGCATGGCCAGCGATGACCTGCCGCCGGTGTTGATCGAGGGCGAGACCGGAACCGGCAAAGAGCTGGTGGCGCGCGCCCTGCACTTTGATGGCATGCGCAGCAAGGGCCCGTTCATCGAGTTCAACTGTGCCTCGATCCCGGCCAACCTGCTTGAGGCCGAGCTGTTCGGCCATGAGAAAGGCGCCTTTACCGATGCCAAGGAGCGGCGGTTAGGCTTGGTCGAGGCCGCCGATGGCGGCACATTGTTCCTCGATGAGATCGGTGAGATGGACCTGGTGCTGCAAGCCAAGCTGCTCAAGCTGCTGGAAGACCGCAGCATCCGTCGGATTGGCGCGGTCAAGGAGCGCAAGGTCGACCTGCGGGTGATCAGTGCCACCAACTGCAACCTGGAGCAGATGGTCCAACAGGGCAAGTTTCGACGCGACCTGTTCTTCCGCCTGCGCATCATTGCCCTCAAAGTGCCCAGGCTGTATGCGCGCGGCCAGGATATCTTGCTGCTGGCGCGACACTTCCTGGCCCATCACGGGCGCCGCTACGGCAAGCCCAACCTGCGTTTCTCGGCCGAGGCCGAATCGCTGATGCTTGGCTACAGTTGGCCGGGCAATGTGCGCGAGCTGCGCAATATGCTTGAACAAACGGTACTGCTGGCGCCCAGCGAAGTGATTGCCGCGCATCAGTTGAACTTGTGCCTGACCTTGATCGACGAGCCACAGGCGCAGCCACAGCCCATGCTCAGCGCCTATGAAGCGCCACGGCATGAGGCCGACCCAGGTAGCAGTCTGCCGGAGATGGAGCGTGACCTGGTGTGCCGTACGCTCGACCGCACCGATTGGAACGTGACCAAGTCGGCGCGTCTGCTTGGGCTGTCACGCGACATGCTGCGCTACAAGATCGAAAAGCTTGGCCTGAGCCGTCCAGACAAGCGTCAGTGGTGA